A window of Mycolicibacterium holsaticum DSM 44478 = JCM 12374 genomic DNA:
TGTGCGGTGTCATTGGCGGGTCGAACAGTACTGGTCACCGGTGGTGGCACCGGGATCGGCAAGGGTGTGGCCGCCGCGGTGGTAGCGGCGGGCGGTAACGCGATGCTCGTCGGCCGCAACGCCGACCGGTTGGCCGCCGCGGCCGAGGAACTCTCCGCCGACCGCACCGGTGCGGTGCGCTACGAACCCGCCGACGTCACCAACGAGGACGAAGTGGCCCGCGTGGTGGAGGCCGCCACGGCATGGACCGGGCGACTGTATGGCGTCGTGCACTGCGCCGGCGGCAGCGAGACGATCGGCCCGATCACCCAGATCGACTCCGAGGCGTGGCGGCGCACGGTGGACCTCAACGTCAACGGCAGCATGTATGTGCTCAAGCACTCGGCGCGGGAGATGGTGCGCGGCGGCGGCGGGTCGTTCGTCGGCATCTCGTCGATCGCGGCCAGCAACACCCACCGGTGGTTCGGCGCCTACGGCGTGAGCAAGTCCGCGGTGGACCATCTGATGATGCTGGCCGCCGACGAACTCGGCCCGTCGTGGGTGCGGGTCAACTGCATCCGGCCCGGCCTGATCCGGACCGAGCTGGTCGAGCCCATCTTGAGCTCGCCGGAGATCAGCGCCGATTACGCCTCGTGTACGCCGTTGCCGCGCGTGGGTGAGGTCGACGACATCGCGAACGCGGCGGTGTTTCTGCTCGGCGACGCGTCGGCTTGGATCACCGGGCAGGTGATCAACGTCGACGGCGGTCACGGCCTGCGGCGCGGACCGGACATGTCATCGATGCTCGAACCGCTGTTCGGCGCCGACGGCCTGCGCGGCGTCGTTTCCTAACCATCGGCGGAAAAGACGGCTAGGTCATCTCCGCGGCGCGGTGTACGGCGTTGACGATGCCCTGATACCCGGTGCACCGACAGAAGTTGCCCGACAACCCTTCCCGGATCTCCTCGTCGGTGGGCTTGGGGTTCTCGCGCAGCAGCGCGGTGATGCTCGTGACGAAACCCGGAGTGCAGAAACCGCATTGCAGTCCATGGCATTCCTTCAGCGCCGCCTGCACCGGTGACAGTTCACCGTCCGGGCCCGCGATGCCCTCGACGGTGGTCACCTCGGTGTCCTCGGCCTGTACGGCGAAGATCAGGCACGACCGGACCGCGTCACCGTCGACAAGTACCGTGCACGCACCACACGCGCCGTGTTCACAGCCCAGATGCGTGCCTGTCAGACCGCACTTTTCGCGCAGGAAGTCCGCGAGCGTCAGGCGCGGTTCCACCACCGCACGGTAGGTGCGGCCGTTGACCGTCATTTCGACCGGCAGCTCATGCATTGGTTGCCTCCGTGATGGCAGTCGAGAGGGCGCGCGCCACCATCGTGGCGCCGATCTTGGCTCGGTACGCGGCCGACCCCTGCAGGTCGGATGGGATGTCGTCGATACCGGAGAGGGCTAGTTCACCGATCTCGTCGACGCTGATATCACCGACCGGCCGGCCGGTGATGGCCTGTTCGGCGGGTGTCCCGCGCAACGGGGTCGAACCGAGGCCCAACAGCCCGATGCCGCAGCGGGTTACCCGGTCCGCGTCATCGAGCTCGACGGCGACGGCCGCGCCCGCGATGGCGAAGTCACCGTGCCTGCGCACGAACTCCTCCATCGCGAAACCTGAGCGAGCGCCCCAGACCGGGAAGTGCACGGCGGTCAGAATCTCTGCGGGCCGCAGCGACGTCTCCCACAGGCCGGTGAAGAAGTCCCTGGCGGCGATTTCGCGGGATCCCTGCGACGACGTGACGTCCATCCGGGCGTCCAGCGCCACCGCCACCGCCGCGTACTCGGCCGCGGGATCGGCGTGCGCGATGGCCCCGCCAAGCGTTCCCCTGGTCCGGATCTGGAAGTGGCCGATGTGTGGCGTGGCCAAGGTCAGCAGCGGAACCGATTCCGCCACTTCGTCATCCATTCCGACATACGCGTGCGGTGTGCCGGCCCCGATGCGCACCGCGCCGTCGACCAGGTCGATACCGCGAAGCTCCTCGATCCTGGAGATGTCGATGAGGTTCTCGAAGTGGGTGAGCCGCATCGCCAGCATCGGCACCAGGCTCTGGCCGCCGGCAAGGACTTTCGCGTCGTCGCCGTACTCGGTGAGCAACTCCACCGCCTCCGTTACCGAGGCGGGGCGGTGGTAGGCGAACGGGGCGGGCTTCATGAGACCAGCCTGGCCAACAGGGCCTGCAGATCATCCGCGGGGGCGGTGTGCCTGCGGCGACGGCCGACGAGGAAGCCGATCACCACACCCATCGCCAGCCCGGCGGCCACCGGTGCGTACCGCTTGGCCACCGACGGCGCGACGGCCTTCACCAGGGCCACCGAATCGATGACATCGTCGCGGCCGGCACCCGTTGTGGCGCTCGGGGTTTCGGTAGCGGGTGCCTGCGGAGCAGGTGCGGGACCACCGAGCAATTCGGACTCCAGGCTGTTCGCGAACTGTCCGATCAGGTGCCCGGCCACGTCGGCGAGCACGCCGCGACCGAACTGCGCGGCCTTGCCTGAGATGGTCAGGTCGGTGTTGATGAGCACGCTGGTCGCGTCCCCGTCGTCCTTGAGCTGTGCGGTGATGACGGCCGCGACGTTGCCGTTGCCTCGGGTTTCCTTGCCGTTGGCCTTCAGCACCATCCGCTGTGCCGCCGCGTCCTTTTCGGCGAAAGCCGCTTCGCCCTGATACGACACGGTGATCGGGCCGACCTTGACCTTGACCTTTCCGGTGAACTCGTCGCCGTCGACGGAAAGCAGGGTCGCGCCCGGCAGGCACGGCGCAACGCGTTCGACGTCGGTGAGGAACTCCCACGTCTTCGCGGCGGGTACCGCGACGCGGAACTCGTTGTTCAGTTCCATTCTCTCCCTTACTTCGTGGCTTGTTCGACCAGGTCGACGATCGCGGCGGGGCTGGCAGGCAGCCGGGTCAGCGTCACACCCAGCGGGGCCAGCGCGTCGTTGATCGCGTTGATCACCGCGGGCGTCGAGCCGATCGCACCGCCTTCACCGCAGCCCTTGTACCCGCCGACGCCCGGTCCGGGGATCTCGACGTGGCCGTACTCGATCGCCGGCACCTCGGTGGCGGTCGGCAACAGATAGTCGACGAACGTTGACGACAACGGGTTTCCGTCGTCGTCGTAGACCATCTCCTCCAGCAGCGCACCGCCGATGCCCTGCACGGTGCCGCCCGCGATCTGGCCCTCCACGACGTTGGGGTTGATCATCGGGCCGACGTCCTCGCTGACGATGTAGCGCGTCAACGTGACCCGTCCGGTCTGCACATCGACCTCGCATGTGCAGACGTGCGTGGCGTTGGCCCAGTGGATGGGTGCCTGCGAGTTGAACCGCGCC
This region includes:
- a CDS encoding SDR family oxidoreductase; translated protein: MSLAGRTVLVTGGGTGIGKGVAAAVVAAGGNAMLVGRNADRLAAAAEELSADRTGAVRYEPADVTNEDEVARVVEAATAWTGRLYGVVHCAGGSETIGPITQIDSEAWRRTVDLNVNGSMYVLKHSAREMVRGGGGSFVGISSIAASNTHRWFGAYGVSKSAVDHLMMLAADELGPSWVRVNCIRPGLIRTELVEPILSSPEISADYASCTPLPRVGEVDDIANAAVFLLGDASAWITGQVINVDGGHGLRRGPDMSSMLEPLFGADGLRGVVS
- a CDS encoding (2Fe-2S)-binding protein, whose translation is MHELPVEMTVNGRTYRAVVEPRLTLADFLREKCGLTGTHLGCEHGACGACTVLVDGDAVRSCLIFAVQAEDTEVTTVEGIAGPDGELSPVQAALKECHGLQCGFCTPGFVTSITALLRENPKPTDEEIREGLSGNFCRCTGYQGIVNAVHRAAEMT
- a CDS encoding SRPBCC family protein, which encodes MELNNEFRVAVPAAKTWEFLTDVERVAPCLPGATLLSVDGDEFTGKVKVKVGPITVSYQGEAAFAEKDAAAQRMVLKANGKETRGNGNVAAVITAQLKDDGDATSVLINTDLTISGKAAQFGRGVLADVAGHLIGQFANSLESELLGGPAPAPQAPATETPSATTGAGRDDVIDSVALVKAVAPSVAKRYAPVAAGLAMGVVIGFLVGRRRRHTAPADDLQALLARLVS
- a CDS encoding FAD binding domain-containing protein — its product is MKPAPFAYHRPASVTEAVELLTEYGDDAKVLAGGQSLVPMLAMRLTHFENLIDISRIEELRGIDLVDGAVRIGAGTPHAYVGMDDEVAESVPLLTLATPHIGHFQIRTRGTLGGAIAHADPAAEYAAVAVALDARMDVTSSQGSREIAARDFFTGLWETSLRPAEILTAVHFPVWGARSGFAMEEFVRRHGDFAIAGAAVAVELDDADRVTRCGIGLLGLGSTPLRGTPAEQAITGRPVGDISVDEIGELALSGIDDIPSDLQGSAAYRAKIGATMVARALSTAITEATNA